GCTACTGTCAGTGGCAACCGTCCAATCGGCCTGGAAACAACCATTACGCAGGAGCAGTTTGTCCATTTGATCAAACCGTTCCTCGCTGAAACTCAATATAATCTTGAATATGTCTTGGAAGAAGCCGGGCTCGCCCGCGCAGACATTGATGACGTCATCCTCGTTGGCGGATCGACCAGAATTCCCAACGTTCAAAAACTTGTAACGGATTTCTTTGGCAAGACCCCGCATTCTGAGATCAACCCGGACGAGGCAGTTGCACTCGGGGCTGCCGTTCAGGCTGGCATCAAAGCTGGAACACTTCAAGACAGCGGACTGATCATTACCGACGTTGCCCCTTTTTCCATGGGTGTTGCAGTAGCGGGAGAAATTGAGCGCGAGCTGGTCCCAGGGCAGTTTCACGCAATTATCGATCGAAACACAACAATCCCTGTTACACGGACACACACCTTTTCAACGACGTTCGATCATCAAACAGCTGTCACTGTTGAAATTTACCAGGGGGAAAATGACTGGGTCACAGATAATTACTTCCTAAATGAATTTTCACTCGAAGGACTTCCAGCAAAACCAGCCGGACATGAAGCCGTTGACATCACATTCCGCTATAACATTAATGGCATTCTGGAAGTCACTGCCAAGAATGCGTCCAGTGGCAATGAAATGACCGTGACAATCGAGGATGCTATTGATCGCAGTTCGGATGATGCGTTTGCAGACAGTCTTGCCAATATTGAAGCTGCTTATGGACAAGGGGCCGACAATACCCAGCAACTTGATCATTGGAGCGAAATCGATGTAACAGATGCGATGGAATCCCATGCTGATTTGCTCAAAGAAGCACGTGATTGGAAAGACCGCTTGCAAGAAGCGTTCAACAGTAATGTTGACAACGATCAAAGCGCCTCATTGCAAGATGTGATCAACCAACTGGACGCCGCGATCCAATCCAAGAATGCCATAACACTGAACGACGCAATCGAAAACGCGATTGACCTGGCAATCAATCTGGAGCTTTAAGGAGGGCCTGCCAATGTCGAAGCAAGACCAAAGCTATTATAAAATCCTGGGCACTACCGCAAACATTAGCCAGCGTCGCATTAAAGAAAAGTATATTAGCGCCGTCAAACAACATCCACCGGAAACAGATCCCGAGCAATTTGAAAAAATACGCGAAGCCTATGACACATTAAAAGACCCTGTTAAACGTAAACAATACGATCTATCGCGCAAGTACGGCGGCGACATTGAAAAAATGCTGGAGAAGGCTGACAAACTGACCATCAATGAAAACTACGAAAAAGCGGAAAAAGTACTCCTTGACGTATTGCAGATTGATCCGGATATCTTGAGCGCACAACTTGGTGTCATATTCGTCCGATTACGTCTCAACCAAATCAACAAGGCACATCAGATGTTGGAAAAGCTGCTGTCCTCACCAGCTTTGTATGAAGATGAAGACCTTACACCCGCCATGGTGTACGCCGCTTTCGGCAAGGTCTTGATAGACCTCGGTCACATCGATGAAGCGATTCATTTTTTGGAGCAAGGGGTTGAACAATTCTCTGATGAAGGCCGTGAAATAAATGACCTATTAACAATTACTTATTTAGATACTGGTCAGGATCAAAAAGCCATAGAAACCGCTGAAAAAAACGTACCGCCAGCAGACCTCCAACCATCTATTGATGATTTTGACCGTTACGTTAACTGGTTGTATGCCATTCTTAATACCAACAGTTGGCCAGAACTTTCAAAAGTGAAGGCCCGTTTTCGGAAGTACTTGAAAAATCTGCAGGACCCTCAAGAACGCGAAGAAGCATTTTCGGTGCTTTCAACCGAATATGTAGAATTGTCCGAAGTTTATCGTTACCGGGATGCAGAAGTCTTTTTGGAACTGGCAACCGTCACTAATCCACAGGACCAGGACGCAAAAAGCGCTCTAAAAGAAGCCAAACAATTAGCCCGTGCCGAAAAAGAAATCGGCAAACTCGTTGGGGATGAAACCATTTTTCCACTGATGATCTATCATAGCGTTCATTGGTTTTATAATGACGACGATTATCCCCTGGTTCGTGAACTTGATTATCTGTTCAATTCGGAGGCCATTAACGCACTAAAAGCAGAAACAGACTTTTACGCTGCAGGTATTCTAAAGCTGCAAAAAAACTATCCCGTCTTATATAATATGTTCAAGTCTGAATGGGACGCATTATACCAAGACCTCACTAAACACATGAACCGCGAAGCCAAACGCGAATTGAAAAAACTGATGTAGCAGGCAGGGGAAGCATGGGGACGGTACTCGCGCTTCCTTTTTTCGACAAAATTCGGGAAGTGACAGTCACTTCCCGAATTTTATTTCAAGTAATTATTTTCCTGTTCTTCCTTGGATAGTGCCAACCGATGCTTCGTGCGATAGAAGAGGATCTTGCTTGGATAGCAGCGCTTCTTCGTTTGATAGAATCCATTATTGCTTGGATAGAACCCTTTCTTCGTGCGATAGACCGCAGTCTTCCTTGGATAGCCACTTTGTTTATGCTTGATCAGATATGCTCATTAATAGTACTCACTTTTCATTGCTAAAAAACCACAAGGATGCCTATCATATAGGCATCCCCGTGATTTTCACTGTCAAAGAAAACATGTGGTAATGTGATTCACCCACACCATCCCCCCGCTCACTCCCCAATCTCCCACCCCACTTTCGCCCGAAACGCTTCATCCCGCAGCTTCTTCCTCACCTGTTTCCCCAGCTTTTCACAGCCTCGATTGAAGCCTTTTCAATCTGAGCAATCTCTTTCTGGGAAAGGTCCTCAATAATATACCCCTGGACCCATTTCCACTGGTTATCACTCAAATGCGCTTTCAAATTGCCCCAGAGTTTATTGTCATCGGGTAATGGCATGCTGTTGTCTAGCGCTGGGAGCGGGTACGATTGGGCATTCCGCGAGATATGGTTGCCATCCATGGCTACTTTGCGCTGCTCCTCGACCGCCTGCTCCTGCGCCTCGACACTGCGCGATTCACTGCGGATGCGGTCAATCAGCCGGTTCCTAATTGTGTAATTAAAATATGTCGCCATCGGTCCCTTGTCCGGGGCATATTTTTCATACGCATTCCACAACGCACACAGCCCTTCCTGAAAATATTCCTGATGCGGGTCCCGGATATTCAGCCGATGGATATGATAATGAATCCGCCGCTCGTTTTGCTTAAACACCTCTTCAAACGTAAATGATTGCTTTGGCTTCGACATATGCGCTTCCTCCAAATCGCTTCTTTATATCTATAATCGAAACGAAAAGTGAAAAAGGGGCATGGTTGGGCGAAAAATTTTCGGCACATACTACAAAATGCGTAATGATGAAAATTAGTAAGGAAGCACAAGTGCCTTCCTCATGCTTTCTTGATGACTTATCATAATTATGATAAACTTAAATCATTAAAATTGAGGAGTGGTAATATGCGCCACATTAGACCCATATCTGATTTACGAAATCATTTTGCGGATATTTCCAAAACGGTTCATGAAGATCAAGAACCTGTCTACCTTACAAAGAATGGCTACGGTGATATGGTTGTCATGAGTATTGAAGCTTATGAACAAAAGCTGTTTGAAAGTGACATATATCTGAAGCTGAAAGAAGCAGAGTTAGATGCAAAATCGACTCAAACACGACATACGCACGAAGATGTTTTTCGAGATATACGAAAAGGGCTTTCCGAAAAGAGCAATGGTGAAAATGTATAAAATTAAATATCTTCCAATTGCTAAAAAGGATTTGCTAGAGATAACAAGATATATTAAGGATGAGTTACACGATTCATTGGCAGCCATGAATTTGATTGATGCTTTCGATGCGTCCATTTCGCGTCTTCAGGAATTTCCATATTCCTGCAAGGTTTATCAAACAACTGCTCCGCTGGATACAGAATACAGAGTCCTTCCTGTTAAAAAATATTTGGTATTCTATACTGTTCTCGAACACCAGGTAGAAATTCATAGAGTCATTTATGCTAAGATGGATCTGAATAAATTGATTAAATAGTGAATAGCAAATGCGTTTAACCAGGACTTCAGGATCGAGTATGCTGGGGGATGTTAACTTGCTCATTCCTAAATAGTACTTACTTTTCACCACCAAAAACCACGGGGGTGCCTATCATATAGGCATCCCCGTGGTTTTACTGTCAAAAAAATCGTTGCGCCATTCGACAAAAACCGGGAAGTGACAGGCACTTGTCGATTAACGCACTCACCCGCCCACTTGGAACAGCTCAAACTCTGCAATCAGTATCGAGTGGTCGGAGTAGTTTTCTTCTCGTTCATGATGGGAAAATTGAGTGTCTGTCAGATGATTGGAAAGGCTGGGGGATAAAAACACATAGTCCAAGTGAAATCCATTCTGTTTATGACTGAACCAGCTGTAATCCAGGTTTTCTCCATGGATGTCCTTCCAGGCATCTGTCCATCCACCCTCCAAGAGCTGCATAATATAATCACTGAATTTACGTGGTGCACTGCTTTTTTCATCCGGCCTTGCCGTATTAAAATCACCAACAATCATCGCGCGATCATTCCGACGACGATACGCATACCGAGTGATCTCTTCCCCAAAAAAGCGTTTGTCATATGTTTCATTCACATTTGGCACATGAATGCCGAGCACATTTAAATCAAACGAAGGCAAATAAATCTCATGCCATCGATGCGAACCGTGTTTTTTTGAAAATGGCGCGGCGTGTGCTTCAAACGGATAAACAGAAGCGATGAGAAGACCATTTTCCTTATTAGGCGGCTCTGAAGAAAGTGTATACGACCACCCAGCCTGCTTCAAAGTCTTCATAAGTCCCATCCCAGCTTCATGATCTTTGTATTCAGTAAGTACCACCAAATCCGCTTGATGAAAAAGAATCGCATCAGAAATCTGCTGCATAGCCTTTTTGCCACCCTGCCGAATGTTCCATGTCATGACTTTCAAAGATCCGATTTGAATCCACCTCCAACAAAAAAACACACGCAGCTAGTGTTTTTTATCCTATTATTAAAATATAACACACGTACAGTGTGTTTTTTCTCAGTTATAAGCGAGATTAGGACGCATCCTACACTGACTGACCTCTTGTTGGACCTCCCTGCGCATTGTGATGGGTACAATAGGATATTGGGGTAACCCCCCGTACCTTCAGAGGAGGAAATTATGGTAAAATGGAACACACAACAGTAGTTTTCCTGTCCAAGGCATCTATGACACAATCCTGGCATTTGCCAACCAGTGTGTAAGACCAACATCCATAAAGAGGTGACATTATGTATGTAAAATGCCCCGAATGCAAAAGTACAATTAAAATTAAACAAAATGGTCATGGTCACTGCAAGTGTGGAGCTCATGTAAAATTTTTGAATGAAAAGTAGAACAAAGATTGTATTCACTTAAATAATTGCGCAGTAAAAGGCAAGATTAATACATGCAATAACACTTTTAGACGAGAAAATATTGTTATCCATATCAACCCTTAACCCCAGCAATACAAAAATGAGGAAGCACGAGTGTCACCTCCATGCTCCCCAACCATAAAAATTCTTTTCCCATTTATTTCTCTCATTCTAATCCGCAAGCTTTTTTCCTTTCATATCTATTTATCTTTGAGATCTACATCAATAAGTTTAGTATCGTTTTTAAGTGATATTCCCTTTTTAGACTTATCCAGCTTAAATAGGTCTTCTACATCCATTCTTGAAGTTTTGTCCTTAACAAGGTCAACCGTTTTTTCTTCTAAATCAGCAAATTCTTTAGCTAGTCTCTGAAGTTCATTTATATTTTGCTCAGCTTGTTGTTTATAAAATTCTGCTTGAAACTTATATTCGTCTCTTTCTTTTTCTGTTTCAGCAGTGTATGCCTTATCCATATTTTCTTTAGCTTGGTTAAAATGTTCATGTGCTCTGTTCTTTTCCTTCTCGGACATGTGTGTGTAAAATGTCTTAACCAATCCCCTTACAATGTCCTCACCGTATACTTTTAATAAGTTAATGATTACTGGAAAAGCCACTTTTATAAACCACTTTTTAAGTTTACTCATCATTAATCTCTCCCTTTATATTACCACTCACATTTACTTACCCTAACTCCACCTCTCCAAACATCACCGACTTTAACGGTAGTCCTAAATAGGCAACATGCGGAGGGTTCTTTTCACAACGATATGAACATAATTGACCTACTGTAATGTATCGACTCTGAACCAGCCTTCCAGATTGAATATTTCCACAGCAATGGTTTAAAACAACGTCATCCAAGTTAACATCCGCTTTCTATGACAGGCCTATATTTAAACTTAAATTCCATATCTATCCCTTAAATTGCCCATTGCAGTGTCTCCATCTACAGTTCGACCTGCTTTTACATCTTCCAAGCCTCCCATAACCACTTTAGCTTCACATATTTTCTGCATGCTTCTTTCATAATGCTCAATATCCATAACTACCAAGTGGCTATAACCGTTTTTGGTTACAAACACAGAACCGTTTTCTCCAACACAACGCCGCTTCACTTCGGTCGTATTCTTCAAGCCGCACATAGGAATGATCTGCATCAAATCCTCTCTTTTTTTGTAGCTATAATTATATCCCAAATATTGCCGTAAACCAACGAAATAAAGTAGAATATCACTGGTTAAAATTGCCCGACACCATTCGACAAAAACCGGGAAGTGACAGGCACCACCCGTGTTCGAACACCTAAAAAAAGAAAGCGTGGGGTCCCCCCCCGCGCTTCCCACTCTACAACACCGACTTAATCTGCCGGCTATACAAATACCTAACTACCACAAAGTAAACAATCTGTATCCCCAGGAACCCGCCCAAAACCAGCCCCGATTCTGTAAACAGCTGGTACTCAAAGAAATGTGCAAGGGCTGTGAGGGCTACGGCTCCGTGGATGAGTGCTACTGCGATGGGGGCGAAGAACAGGATGGCGGTTTGTCTGTTGATGACTTTGCCGAGTTCTTTGTCTGTCAGTCCCATTTTTGCGATGGCGCTGAATTTGGCTTTGTCTTCGTCCAGGTCTGAGTACAAGCGGAAGTATAGGAAGCTTCCTGCTGCGACGAAGAAGACGATGCCGATGAACAAGCCAACGAAGAGGATTGGGCCATAGGTTTTGTTGATCATATACATGACGGCGTCAATGGCTTGGAATGCAAATGGCGGAACCTCGTCCATTAATTGGGTTCCGGCTTCCACGACTGCATCACTTTGTCCGTCTGCGGCTTTCCATACCCAGTTCTTTTCTGTGCTTTCCGGCTCTGGCAGTTGCTGATAATCCGCTTCGGCCACAATATAATAGCCTCTCAACTCTGGTAAAACTGCCTCATTTTCAATCGTCCGTGCTGGCGTCAGCTGGTCGCCATTTTGCAGCGAGATTGCATTGTTCAGCATATCTTTTTCTCCGCCATGCGCGGCTAACACCCGATCACTTGGCTGGACTGC
This sequence is a window from Lentibacillus sp. JNUCC-1. Protein-coding genes within it:
- a CDS encoding Hsp70 family protein: MTQDATTNQSFRPIIGIDLGTTNSAAAYIHNQNPAMLEMNNASFMLPSVVLRDPNGQVIVGDDARSALVAMPQYTKSAVKREMGQDTRIELGNQSYRPEEISAMILKEIKKQVESQLSEGEIEAVITVPAYFTNQQRQATKEAGELAGFVVERIINEPTAAALAYGIQNMKNDGHILVYDLGGGTFDVSVVELMDGILEVKASAGNHRLGGEDFDWALVDWFAEKVIDEHQIDPREEPRAKARLKEEAEHVKKQLSFKEAVDVSIPVATVSGNRPIGLETTITQEQFVHLIKPFLAETQYNLEYVLEEAGLARADIDDVILVGGSTRIPNVQKLVTDFFGKTPHSEINPDEAVALGAAVQAGIKAGTLQDSGLIITDVAPFSMGVAVAGEIERELVPGQFHAIIDRNTTIPVTRTHTFSTTFDHQTAVTVEIYQGENDWVTDNYFLNEFSLEGLPAKPAGHEAVDITFRYNINGILEVTAKNASSGNEMTVTIEDAIDRSSDDAFADSLANIEAAYGQGADNTQQLDHWSEIDVTDAMESHADLLKEARDWKDRLQEAFNSNVDNDQSASLQDVINQLDAAIQSKNAITLNDAIENAIDLAINLEL
- a CDS encoding DnaJ domain-containing protein; the protein is MSKQDQSYYKILGTTANISQRRIKEKYISAVKQHPPETDPEQFEKIREAYDTLKDPVKRKQYDLSRKYGGDIEKMLEKADKLTINENYEKAEKVLLDVLQIDPDILSAQLGVIFVRLRLNQINKAHQMLEKLLSSPALYEDEDLTPAMVYAAFGKVLIDLGHIDEAIHFLEQGVEQFSDEGREINDLLTITYLDTGQDQKAIETAEKNVPPADLQPSIDDFDRYVNWLYAILNTNSWPELSKVKARFRKYLKNLQDPQEREEAFSVLSTEYVELSEVYRYRDAEVFLELATVTNPQDQDAKSALKEAKQLARAEKEIGKLVGDETIFPLMIYHSVHWFYNDDDYPLVRELDYLFNSEAINALKAETDFYAAGILKLQKNYPVLYNMFKSEWDALYQDLTKHMNREAKRELKKLM
- a CDS encoding sigma-70 family RNA polymerase sigma factor yields the protein MSKPKQSFTFEEVFKQNERRIHYHIHRLNIRDPHQEYFQEGLCALWNAYEKYAPDKGPMATYFNYTIRNRLIDRIRSESRSVEAQEQAVEEQRKVAMDGNHISRNAQSYPLPALDNSMPLPDDNKLWGNLKAHLSDNQWKWVQGYIIEDLSQKEIAQIEKASIEAVKSWGNR
- a CDS encoding type II toxin-antitoxin system Phd/YefM family antitoxin — translated: MRHIRPISDLRNHFADISKTVHEDQEPVYLTKNGYGDMVVMSIEAYEQKLFESDIYLKLKEAELDAKSTQTRHTHEDVFRDIRKGLSEKSNGENV
- a CDS encoding type II toxin-antitoxin system RelE/ParE family toxin, whose translation is MYKIKYLPIAKKDLLEITRYIKDELHDSLAAMNLIDAFDASISRLQEFPYSCKVYQTTAPLDTEYRVLPVKKYLVFYTVLEHQVEIHRVIYAKMDLNKLIK
- a CDS encoding endonuclease/exonuclease/phosphatase family protein, whose product is MTWNIRQGGKKAMQQISDAILFHQADLVVLTEYKDHEAGMGLMKTLKQAGWSYTLSSEPPNKENGLLIASVYPFEAHAAPFSKKHGSHRWHEIYLPSFDLNVLGIHVPNVNETYDKRFFGEEITRYAYRRRNDRAMIVGDFNTARPDEKSSAPRKFSDYIMQLLEGGWTDAWKDIHGENLDYSWFSHKQNGFHLDYVFLSPSLSNHLTDTQFSHHEREENYSDHSILIAEFELFQVGG